The following coding sequences are from one Salmo trutta chromosome 36, fSalTru1.1, whole genome shotgun sequence window:
- the LOC115175770 gene encoding synaptic vesicle glycoprotein 2A, with the protein MEDGYQNKTAFIKGAKDIAKEVKRQAAKKVGRGVDKMTDEYSKRSYARFEEDDDDDYPVVPGGQDGGYYRGDSQAANDDEGGHSDSTEGHDEDDEIYEGEYQGIPRADSSKAADGLAGGDGQQFRDMAQFEGERRKDQEELAQQYETILQECGHGKFQWTLYFVLGLALMADGVEIFVVGFVLPSAEKDMCLSEESKGMLGLIVYLGMMVGAFVWGGLADRIGRRQSLLICLSINSVFSFFSSFVQGYSTFLLCRLLSGVGIGGSIPIVFSYYSEFLAQEKRGEHLSWLCMFWMIGGIYASAMAWAIIPHYGWSFQMGSAYQFHSWRVFVLVCAFPSVAAIASLTTMPESPRFFLENGKHDEGWMILKQVHDTNMRAKGHPEKVFSVTTIKTVKQMDELVDMGGDISTLRRYKLKLTSLFHQVRSNFLAIFNPEYRRTTFMMMAVWFTMSFSYYGLTVWFPDMIKYIQKQEYASRTKFFTKERVEHVTFNFTLENQVHRQGQYFNDKFINLKMKSMVFEDSVFEECYFEDITSSRSFFRNCTFIATLFYNTDLFQNRIINSKLVNSTFLHNKEGCLLDFTDDNNAYMIYFVSFLGTLAVLPGNIVSALLMDKIGRLRMLAGSSVISCVSCFFLSFGSTESGMIALLCLFGGISIASWNALDVLTVELYPSDKRTTAFGFLNALCKLAAVLGISIFQSFVGITKAVPILFAAGALAAGSFLALKLPETRGQVLQ; encoded by the exons ATGGAGGACGGCTATCAGAACAAGACAGCCTTTATAAAGGGCGCCAAAGACATTGCCAAGGAGGTCAAGCGCCAGGCGGCCAAGAAAGTGGGCCGCGGTGTGGACAAGATGACCGACGAGTACAGCAAACGCTCATACGCCCGCTTTGAGGAAGACGACGACGATGACTACCCTGTAGTGCCTGGGGGGCAGGACGGTGGTTACTACCGGGGCGACAGCCAGGCAGCCAATGACGATGAAGGTGGCCACAGCGACTCTACAGAAGGTCATGACGAAGACGACGAGATCTACGAGGGCGAGTACCAGGGAATTCCCCGTGCTGACTCGAGCAAGGCTGCTGACGGCCTAGCAGGGGGAGATGGGCAGCAGTTCAGGGACATGGCACAGTTTGAGGGGGAGCGGCGGAAGGACCAAGAAGAGCTAGCCCAGCAGTACGAGACCATCCTGCAGGAGTGTGGCCATGGGAAGTTCCAGTGGACCCTCTATTTTGTGCTGGGGCTGGCGCTCATGGCAGACGGTGTGGAGATCTTCGTGGTGGGCTTTGTGCTCCCCAGCGCCGAGAAGGATATGTGTCTGTCAGAGGAAAGCAAGGGCATGTTGG GTCTGATTGTTTATCTGGGAATGATGGTCGGAGCATTCGTGTGGGGTGGGCTCGCTGACCGGATCGGCCGACGGCAGTCCCTTCTTATCTGTCTCTCCATCAACAGcgtcttctccttcttctcctcattTGTTCAGGGCTACAGCACCTTTCTCTTATGCCGACTACTTTCTGGTGTTGG GATCGGTGGTTCCATCCCCATTGTGTTCTCCTACTACTCAGAGTTTCTGGCCCAGGAGAAACGTGGGGAGCACCTCAGTTGGCTCTGCATGTTCTGGATGATTGGTGGCATCTATGCCTCAGCTATGGCATGGGCCATCATCCCACACTATG gctggagTTTCCAAATGGGGTCAGCGTACCAGTTCCACAGCTGGCGTGTGTTCGTCCTGGTGTGTGCATTTCCCTCTGTTGCGGCTATTGCTTCTCTCACCACCATGCCAGAAAGCCCTCGCTTCTTCTTAGAG AACGGCAAACACGACGAAGGCTGGATGATTCTGAAACAAGTTCACGACACCAACATGAGAGCAAAGGGACACCCAGAGAAGGTGTTTTCT GTCACTACCATTAAGACTGTAAAGCAGATGGATGAGCtggtggacatgggaggagacaTATCAACTTTGCGACGCTATAAATTGAAGCTGACCAGCCTATTCCACCAG GTGCGGAGTAACTTCTTGGCCATCTTCAATCCAGAATACAGAAGGACCACCTTCATGATGATGGCTGTCTGGTTTACCATGTCGTTCAG CTACTATGGGCTGACAGTGTGGTTCCCTGACATGATCAAGTACATCCAGAAGCAGGAATATGCCTCGCGCACCAAGTTCTTCACCAAGGAGCGAGTGGAGCATGTCACTTTTAACTTTACCTTGGAGAACCAGGTGCACCGCCAAGGACAGTACTTCAACGACAA GTTCATCAACCTTAAGATGAAGTCCATGGTGTTTGAGGACTCAGTGTTTGAGGAGTGCTACTTCGAGGACATCACCTCTAGCAGAAGCTTCTTCAGAAACTGCACCTTTATCGCAACTCTCTTTTACAATACAG ACTTGTTCCAGAACAGAATCATCAACAGCAAACTGGTAAACAGCACCTTCCTACACAACAAGGAAGGCTGTCTGTTGGACTTCACTGATGACAACAACGCCTACATGATCTACTTTGTCAGTTTCCTGGGCACATTGGCCGTGTTACCCGGCAACATTGTGTCAGCCCTGCTGATGGACAAAATTGGACGTCTGAGGATGTTGG CGGGATCAAGTGTCATATCTTGTGTCAGCTGTTTCTTCTTGTCATTCGGCAGTACCGAGTCGGGAATGATCGCCCTCTTATGTCTCTTTGGCGGCATCAGCATAGCTTCCTGGAATGCCCTGGATGTGTTGACTGTGGAACTGTACCCCTCAGATAAAAG GACCACTGCATTTGGCTTCTTAAATGCCCTTTGCAAGCTGGCTGCTGTCCTCGGCATAAGCATCTTTCAGTCCTTCGTAGGCATCACCAAGGCTGTGCCCATCTTGTTCGCTGCGGGCGCACTCGCAGCCGGCAGTTTCCTGGCTCTAAAGCTGCCTGAAACACGGGGCCAGGTGCTGCAGTAG